The following are encoded together in the Robertmurraya sp. FSL R5-0851 genome:
- a CDS encoding UvrD-helicase domain-containing protein, protein MVEITNEDIDCIETILFPNGSTFNESHRTVIKNLETVDIKACPGSGKTTSLIAKLLILEEKLPLENNRGICVLTHTNVGVNEIKNRSSQQEGSKLFQYPNHISTIQVFVNKYLAIPSYKHFFLGNVYSIDVDTYLENFKKLFYKIPRGYRQNIERKFPLEDLLQKLVFEYEEDGIIYLGAKKLEDVYSETTPTFQYLKDLKKGLLEKGILSYRDAYVMAFKFIKEFPEIRDVISARFKFLFMDEMQDTSPIQMKLLNQVFDINKVIIQRIGDTNQAIFESPNEESSWKPDKRSLSLTESKRLSSAIAKCIDNVSVDPQRITGNEAIQNIEPTIIVLNDNNIEKVLPTFAELIIENNLLQKDRKVFKAIGRVGKIHKEGQITLPSYYPSFNKGNSKNIRVSYSSLQEYIDAINRIENPDVNEYRRLIINCLLHALRIEDIKKDNKWFSEKALLQTLAEKNEQIVINLNRLIAKWVVNAKNGQQIHDEIAGFITSKFVPYIKGSKQVTKDLRDFCAISKKSVDNENEIEEIEQINTFIHVASNGKDEVKINYFRKVNILCCCFIFYYKMVREKANL, encoded by the coding sequence TTGGTTGAGATTACGAATGAGGATATAGATTGTATTGAAACAATTCTTTTTCCTAACGGAAGTACGTTTAATGAAAGCCACAGGACTGTGATAAAAAATCTCGAAACGGTGGATATAAAAGCCTGTCCTGGAAGTGGGAAAACGACTTCTTTAATTGCCAAACTTTTAATTCTTGAAGAGAAACTTCCCCTAGAAAACAATAGGGGCATTTGTGTATTAACTCATACAAATGTTGGAGTAAATGAAATTAAAAATAGAAGTTCACAACAAGAGGGAAGCAAGTTGTTTCAATATCCAAATCATATTTCAACTATACAGGTGTTTGTTAACAAGTATTTGGCGATTCCTTCGTACAAACATTTTTTTCTAGGTAATGTTTATAGTATTGATGTGGATACATATCTTGAAAATTTCAAAAAATTGTTTTATAAAATTCCACGGGGATACAGACAAAATATTGAACGTAAATTTCCACTTGAAGACCTATTGCAAAAGCTCGTTTTTGAATATGAAGAAGACGGAATTATATATTTGGGAGCGAAAAAACTAGAAGATGTCTATAGTGAGACAACACCCACTTTTCAATATTTAAAAGATTTAAAGAAAGGTCTTTTAGAGAAAGGGATCCTTTCCTATCGAGATGCATATGTTATGGCATTTAAATTTATAAAAGAATTCCCAGAAATTCGTGATGTGATTTCAGCAAGATTTAAATTTTTATTTATGGATGAAATGCAAGATACTTCACCGATTCAAATGAAATTGTTAAACCAAGTCTTTGATATTAATAAAGTAATAATTCAACGGATTGGTGATACAAATCAAGCGATATTTGAAAGTCCAAACGAAGAATCAAGTTGGAAGCCAGATAAGAGGTCCCTTTCCCTAACTGAGAGTAAGCGATTATCATCAGCAATTGCAAAATGTATTGACAATGTAAGCGTTGACCCACAAAGAATCACAGGTAATGAGGCCATCCAAAATATTGAACCTACCATCATAGTGCTTAACGATAATAACATTGAAAAAGTATTGCCAACTTTCGCTGAACTGATTATTGAGAACAACCTTCTTCAAAAAGACAGGAAGGTCTTTAAAGCTATAGGTCGAGTTGGTAAAATTCATAAAGAAGGGCAAATAACACTTCCTAGCTATTATCCATCATTTAATAAAGGAAATAGTAAAAACATAAGAGTTAGTTATAGTTCGCTGCAGGAGTACATAGATGCTATTAATCGGATTGAAAACCCCGATGTCAATGAATATCGTAGACTCATAATCAATTGCCTGTTGCATGCACTCAGAATTGAAGATATAAAGAAGGACAATAAATGGTTTTCTGAAAAAGCACTTTTACAGACCTTAGCGGAGAAAAACGAGCAAATTGTTATTAATTTAAACAGATTAATTGCAAAATGGGTAGTAAACGCAAAAAACGGCCAACAAATTCATGATGAAATAGCTGGATTCATCACCAGTAAATTTGTTCCTTACATAAAAGGTAGTAAACAGGTGACTAAAGATCTTAGAGATTTTTGTGCAATTTCCAAAAAAAGTGTGGATAATGAGAATGAAATTGAAGAAATAGAACAAATTAACACCTTCATTCATGTTGCTAGCAATGGCAAGGATGAGGTCAAAATTAACTATTTCCGTAAGGTCAATATTCTTTGTTGTTGTTTTATTTTTTATTACAAAATGGTTAGGGAAAAAGCAAATCTCTGA